A single Aminobacterium mobile DSM 12262 DNA region contains:
- a CDS encoding GntR family transcriptional regulator — MLGQRKKDVAYEKIRKLLLDKEYIQNHDISENSLAKMLHMSRTPIREALQRLQMEGYIEIFPNRGIVLRDITLLEANEILDLRMAIEEFVIRNVLPFLKKDHFQEIDRNLTLQKEAMDRNNVAEYLVYDRAFHDYFISVYANSLIISTSQRVQDRFFSVGVNVLKGPGTVERSYQQHCDIVQALRNNNGDAAAEAMHIHMVTGKKNLLS; from the coding sequence ATGCTCGGGCAACGAAAAAAAGATGTGGCTTACGAAAAAATAAGAAAGTTACTTCTTGATAAAGAGTATATTCAGAATCATGACATCTCTGAAAACTCTTTGGCCAAAATGTTACATATGAGCCGAACTCCTATACGAGAAGCTCTTCAGCGACTTCAAATGGAGGGGTATATAGAGATATTTCCGAATCGAGGCATTGTCCTGCGAGATATAACCCTCCTAGAAGCAAATGAAATATTAGACTTGCGAATGGCCATAGAGGAATTTGTTATCAGAAACGTACTCCCTTTCCTAAAAAAAGATCATTTCCAGGAAATAGATCGGAATTTAACCCTTCAAAAAGAAGCCATGGATAGGAATAATGTGGCTGAATACTTGGTATATGATCGAGCATTTCATGATTATTTCATATCTGTTTATGCCAACTCTCTCATTATTTCCACTTCACAACGAGTTCAAGATCGTTTTTTCTCAGTAGGTGTAAATGTTTTAAAGGGACCGGGGACAGTAGAACGGTCTTATCAACAACATTGTGATATTGTGCAAGCTTTGCGGAATAATAATGGGGATGCAGCAGCAGAAGCCATGCATATTCATATGGTTACTGGGAAGAAAAATCTTCTCTCTTAA
- a CDS encoding thiamine pyrophosphate-dependent dehydrogenase E1 component subunit alpha: MCAKAVRKEPSIPIEEFDRDTLRFFYETMVKIRHFEEKVEEFFFAGEIPGFVHLYIGEEAVAAGVMANLRKSDYIQSTHRGHGHTIAKGAQLKQMMAEIFGKKAGYCKGKGGSMHIADFSVGMLGANGVVGGGFALATGAALAQKMQKTQGVSVVFFGDGASNRGTFHEAANMAAAWKLPVIFVCENNQWASTTPYRTTTSVEDIADRAQGYSMPGVIVDGNDVFAVYEAARELVERARSGEGPSLLEAKTYRIKGHFVGDPEKYRTKEEVQKVFDETDPIPRFMERVTKSGSMSLEELESIEESVEQSIAEAILFAQNASEPDPSELFEDLYV, translated from the coding sequence ATGTGTGCCAAAGCGGTTCGAAAAGAACCATCAATTCCCATTGAAGAATTTGACCGAGACACTCTTCGTTTTTTTTATGAAACCATGGTAAAAATTCGGCACTTTGAAGAGAAAGTCGAGGAGTTCTTCTTTGCAGGAGAAATTCCTGGTTTTGTCCATTTGTATATTGGGGAAGAGGCTGTAGCTGCAGGTGTTATGGCAAATCTTCGTAAAAGCGATTATATCCAGAGTACCCATAGGGGACATGGTCATACTATAGCGAAGGGTGCTCAGCTCAAGCAAATGATGGCAGAGATTTTTGGAAAAAAAGCTGGCTATTGCAAAGGTAAGGGAGGTTCTATGCATATAGCTGATTTTAGCGTAGGGATGTTGGGAGCTAATGGAGTTGTTGGCGGAGGCTTTGCCCTTGCTACAGGAGCAGCGCTGGCGCAAAAAATGCAGAAAACCCAGGGTGTTTCCGTTGTTTTTTTCGGTGATGGAGCTTCGAACCGGGGGACTTTTCATGAAGCTGCGAATATGGCAGCAGCTTGGAAGCTCCCGGTTATTTTTGTGTGTGAAAACAACCAATGGGCCTCAACAACTCCTTACCGCACTACTACGTCTGTGGAAGACATTGCAGATCGTGCTCAAGGGTACTCTATGCCTGGCGTTATTGTAGATGGGAATGATGTATTTGCTGTGTATGAGGCTGCCAGAGAGTTGGTAGAGCGGGCTAGGAGCGGTGAAGGCCCTTCACTTTTAGAAGCAAAAACGTATCGAATTAAAGGGCACTTTGTAGGGGATCCAGAAAAATATCGTACAAAAGAGGAAGTACAGAAGGTTTTTGATGAGACTGATCCGATCCCTCGTTTTATGGAGAGGGTTACAAAGTCTGGATCAATGTCTTTAGAGGAATTAGAGTCAATTGAAGAGTCTGTGGAGCAGTCCATTGCCGAGGCAATTCTTTTTGCCCAAAATGCTTCTGAACCTGATCCATCAGAGCTTTTTGAAGATCTTTACGTATAA
- a CDS encoding alpha-ketoacid dehydrogenase subunit beta: MKMLTFSQATLEAMDEEMTRDERVFVMGEDIARQGGIFGQFKGLPNKFGKERVIDTPISETAIVGAAVGAALAGMRPVADMHFADFMGVCMDEIYNQMAKIHYMFGGQKTMPMVLRAPDGLINQAAAQHSQSIEAWFQHVPGLKVVIPSNPADAKGLLKAAIRDDNPVIYFEHKALFSMKGDVPEEEYITPIGKAKVVKKGTDLTLISYSNTMHLAAQAAEKLEKDGISVELIDLRTISPIDKETILNSVAKTSRLAIAHEAVKQGGVGGEIAAIVAEEGLDYLDAPIVRIGAPFTPIPFARPLEQAYRVTSDKIYKAIKQIF; encoded by the coding sequence GTGAAAATGCTCACATTTTCTCAGGCAACTCTGGAAGCAATGGATGAAGAAATGACCCGCGACGAGAGGGTCTTTGTTATGGGAGAAGATATTGCCCGTCAGGGAGGAATTTTTGGTCAATTTAAAGGGCTTCCCAACAAGTTTGGCAAGGAGCGAGTTATCGATACGCCTATTTCTGAAACAGCCATAGTGGGAGCAGCTGTGGGAGCGGCTCTGGCAGGAATGCGTCCTGTAGCTGATATGCATTTCGCCGATTTTATGGGCGTATGTATGGATGAAATATATAACCAGATGGCAAAAATTCATTATATGTTTGGAGGCCAGAAAACAATGCCCATGGTTCTCCGGGCTCCTGATGGCTTGATTAATCAGGCTGCAGCTCAGCATTCTCAGAGTATAGAGGCATGGTTCCAGCATGTTCCGGGGCTCAAAGTGGTAATCCCATCTAACCCAGCCGATGCCAAAGGGCTTTTGAAAGCTGCCATTCGTGACGATAATCCTGTAATTTATTTTGAACATAAGGCTTTATTCAGTATGAAAGGGGACGTTCCTGAAGAAGAGTACATTACTCCTATAGGAAAAGCGAAGGTAGTAAAAAAGGGGACAGATCTAACTCTTATATCTTATTCCAACACTATGCATTTAGCAGCTCAGGCCGCTGAAAAACTCGAGAAAGATGGTATTAGTGTCGAGCTTATAGACCTTCGAACCATTTCTCCTATTGATAAAGAAACGATTCTCAACTCAGTGGCCAAAACAAGTCGTCTTGCTATTGCCCATGAAGCCGTGAAACAGGGGGGCGTTGGAGGAGAAATAGCTGCCATAGTAGCGGAGGAGGGCCTAGATTATCTTGATGCACCTATTGTTCGCATAGGAGCACCTTTTACACCCATCCCCTTCGCTCGGCCGTTAGAACAAGCCTACAGAGTTACTTCAGATAAAATTTATAAAGCTATCAAGCAAATATTTTGA
- a CDS encoding PPC domain-containing DNA-binding protein, whose amino-acid sequence MKAGSTALSRIVVARFGPGEDFFQSLIALCEKMEVESGAITSMIGSLEEATMVCVAKDEKGQARYLDPLYIAGPLEFIGAQGIIGKNKDGTVALHLHGSVAGSDMRPHAGHFVDSGRNRVLATMEVVISVFETVRMVRSFDEETGFVLFKLFSQ is encoded by the coding sequence GTGAAGGCAGGATCGACGGCTCTTTCGAGGATTGTAGTTGCGCGATTTGGTCCTGGTGAAGATTTTTTTCAATCGTTGATAGCTTTGTGCGAAAAAATGGAAGTGGAGTCAGGGGCTATTACTTCCATGATAGGCAGTCTTGAGGAAGCTACGATGGTTTGCGTAGCAAAAGATGAGAAGGGGCAGGCTCGTTATCTGGATCCTCTGTATATAGCAGGACCTCTCGAGTTTATAGGGGCTCAGGGTATTATTGGGAAAAATAAGGATGGTACAGTGGCTCTTCATCTTCATGGTTCTGTTGCTGGTTCAGATATGAGACCTCATGCAGGACATTTTGTAGATTCTGGAAGAAACAGGGTCCTTGCCACTATGGAAGTGGTGATTAGCGTTTTTGAAACGGTCCGTATGGTTCGGTCTTTTGATGAAGAGACGGGGTTTGTTCTGTTCAAGCTTTTTTCGCAATAG
- a CDS encoding DctP family TRAP transporter solute-binding subunit, whose product MRKLVALLTLVVLVCGLAVPALAAYKDEYKMSVNVAAQSAWGKGAGKFAELLAEKSGGKINVKVYYSAQLMAGKQTSEFMIVRNGAADFALSSTINWSPQATELNLFALPFFISSQPNPYKALDAMEAGESGKMIADALEKKGVTVLGWGENGFRELTNGIRPIVKPEDMASMKIRVVGSPLYLDIFKALGANPINMNWGEAVTAFQQGVVDGQENPINSVILPYKVNEFHKYLTDWHYVVDPLMYAVNNNIWKSFSPEDQKLLLECVAEASKYQIALSRVGLDDGESYEYLKSINELPEVTEPYKHLEGLGMEIVRLNADQVKAFVEKTQPVFDAWKSKIGEDLVKAAEEDMASVK is encoded by the coding sequence ATGCGAAAACTGGTAGCTTTATTAACCCTGGTTGTTCTTGTTTGCGGTCTTGCTGTTCCAGCTCTTGCTGCGTATAAAGACGAGTATAAAATGAGCGTTAATGTAGCCGCTCAAAGTGCGTGGGGTAAGGGCGCTGGGAAGTTTGCCGAGTTATTGGCAGAAAAGTCCGGCGGAAAGATAAACGTTAAAGTCTACTATTCAGCCCAACTCATGGCGGGGAAACAGACATCTGAGTTTATGATTGTTCGAAATGGGGCTGCAGATTTTGCTCTTTCTTCCACCATAAATTGGTCTCCTCAAGCAACAGAACTAAATCTTTTTGCCCTTCCTTTCTTTATTTCCAGCCAACCAAATCCTTATAAAGCTCTTGATGCCATGGAGGCTGGAGAGTCAGGAAAGATGATAGCTGATGCTTTGGAGAAAAAAGGCGTCACAGTCTTAGGGTGGGGAGAAAATGGGTTCCGAGAACTGACTAATGGCATTCGTCCCATAGTAAAGCCTGAAGATATGGCAAGTATGAAAATTCGCGTTGTAGGCAGCCCTCTGTACCTCGATATTTTTAAGGCCCTGGGGGCCAACCCTATTAATATGAACTGGGGAGAAGCTGTAACAGCATTCCAGCAAGGTGTTGTGGATGGACAGGAAAACCCCATTAATTCAGTTATTCTTCCCTATAAAGTCAATGAATTCCATAAATATCTTACCGATTGGCACTATGTAGTAGATCCCCTTATGTATGCTGTAAACAACAACATTTGGAAATCTTTCAGTCCAGAAGATCAGAAGCTCCTTCTGGAATGTGTAGCAGAGGCTTCGAAATATCAGATAGCCTTGTCACGCGTTGGTCTTGATGACGGGGAATCTTATGAATATCTCAAGAGTATCAATGAGTTGCCTGAAGTAACAGAGCCTTACAAGCATCTTGAAGGCCTGGGAATGGAAATAGTTCGCCTCAATGCGGATCAGGTAAAAGCCTTTGTAGAGAAAACACAACCTGTTTTCGATGCCTGGAAGAGCAAAATAGGAGAAGATCTTGTAAAGGCTGCAGAAGAAGACATGGCTTCTGTGAAGTAA
- a CDS encoding TRAP transporter small permease — protein sequence MLRKIWDRFEEVVGAVMLMIMVSVAFLNVVTRYFIKYSLSFTEELEVNLFVWLVMLGTSLAFRKGANLSMTFFYERFSEKKRAFFFLCSSVATMLFFGILAYLGYIEVVDEIALNVTTESLDIPVWIYTIATPVFSVLIVIRMAQYTLEAYKNHQY from the coding sequence ATGCTGAGAAAAATATGGGATCGCTTTGAAGAAGTTGTAGGGGCTGTAATGCTGATGATTATGGTAAGCGTTGCGTTTCTTAATGTTGTAACACGCTATTTTATAAAATATTCTCTTTCATTTACTGAAGAATTGGAAGTCAATCTTTTTGTATGGCTTGTAATGCTCGGAACGTCTTTGGCTTTTAGAAAAGGAGCTAATCTGAGCATGACCTTTTTTTATGAACGGTTTTCAGAGAAAAAACGAGCCTTTTTCTTCCTTTGTTCTTCTGTGGCTACAATGCTCTTTTTTGGTATTTTGGCTTATTTAGGATACATCGAAGTTGTTGATGAAATAGCCCTGAATGTTACTACTGAATCTCTGGATATTCCAGTTTGGATATATACTATCGCAACGCCAGTTTTTTCAGTGCTCATTGTCATACGAATGGCGCAGTATACCTTAGAAGCTTATAAAAACCACCAATATTAG
- a CDS encoding TRAP transporter large permease: MHAILKDPALWSLILFVVPLLFRFPIAIALGGAALAVSWFWGLGYQMISYNFFAGIAKFPLLAIPFFILAGIIMEKAGIAERIIRLIKELVGSVTGGLAIATVGVATFWGAVSGSGPATVAALGLILIPGMAIAGYDKAFAAAVVSVASGLAIVIPPSIAFIVYGVVTETSVSALFAAGVIPGIVVAIFMMIFVYFISKKHGYRGAPRGGKVVLIRAFKESFWGLLTPIIILGGIYGGVFTPTEAAAVAVFYGLFVGVFVYKTITIKIMFEILSSTVISTAVVMIVVTCAGLYSWVGATVGLIDKAAALLLGLSDNPLIILLLINVILLFAGMILDAISIYYVFLPILVPIMAHFGWDPIWFGVIMTVNLAIGQVTPPVAVNLYVGANISNLTMEQISKPAFPLIFASILALLVLMLFPSLSTFLPKAFGLY, encoded by the coding sequence ATGCATGCTATTTTGAAAGATCCTGCCTTATGGTCTCTTATCCTTTTTGTTGTTCCTCTTCTTTTTCGTTTCCCCATTGCTATTGCGTTAGGTGGAGCTGCTTTGGCGGTTTCATGGTTCTGGGGACTAGGATATCAAATGATTTCCTATAATTTTTTTGCTGGTATTGCTAAATTCCCCTTGTTAGCCATCCCTTTTTTTATTCTGGCTGGCATTATTATGGAAAAAGCGGGAATTGCCGAGAGAATTATCCGACTCATTAAAGAACTTGTAGGATCGGTTACTGGCGGTTTAGCAATAGCCACGGTGGGTGTGGCTACGTTCTGGGGAGCTGTAAGTGGCTCTGGTCCCGCCACGGTGGCAGCCCTTGGATTGATCCTTATCCCGGGAATGGCAATTGCAGGATACGATAAGGCGTTTGCAGCAGCAGTGGTTTCTGTGGCATCTGGGTTAGCGATTGTTATTCCTCCGAGCATTGCTTTTATAGTGTACGGCGTTGTGACAGAAACATCTGTGAGTGCTTTATTTGCCGCAGGGGTTATCCCTGGAATTGTTGTGGCTATTTTTATGATGATATTTGTGTATTTTATCAGTAAAAAACATGGTTATAGAGGGGCTCCGCGGGGTGGCAAAGTAGTTCTCATCCGAGCCTTTAAAGAGTCTTTTTGGGGACTACTTACTCCAATAATTATTCTTGGAGGTATTTACGGAGGAGTTTTTACGCCCACAGAAGCTGCTGCTGTGGCGGTTTTTTATGGTCTTTTTGTGGGAGTTTTTGTATATAAAACTATTACTATTAAGATTATGTTTGAAATTCTTTCTTCTACTGTAATATCTACGGCGGTGGTCATGATTGTTGTAACGTGTGCCGGGTTATATTCCTGGGTAGGAGCAACTGTGGGACTTATCGATAAAGCAGCCGCTCTTTTGCTTGGCCTTTCAGACAACCCTCTTATTATCCTTCTATTGATAAATGTGATTTTACTTTTCGCGGGAATGATTCTCGATGCAATTTCTATATATTATGTTTTCCTCCCTATTCTCGTTCCTATAATGGCTCATTTTGGATGGGATCCTATTTGGTTTGGTGTCATTATGACAGTAAATCTTGCTATTGGACAAGTAACGCCTCCTGTAGCAGTCAATCTCTACGTGGGCGCAAATATTAGTAATTTAACTATGGAACAGATTAGCAAGCCGGCTTTCCCTCTTATCTTTGCATCAATTCTTGCCCTTTTAGTTTTAATGCTTTTCCCATCTCTATCTACTTTTTTACCAAAGGCGTTTGGCCTATATTAA
- a CDS encoding dihydrolipoamide acetyltransferase family protein, which translates to MMATLVTMPKLGLTMNSGSIAEWKKKEGESIKKGEPFFVVATDKLTFDVESPEEGVLLKILVHVHEDVPVGTPLAVVGQVGEDYTSLLEEKDIVKSGSRDSMDISSSVSTRLVKASPLAKKTARDLGIDISEIKGTGPEGRVVKKDVVAFSQAVPLVRGAKASPVACKMASDLGVDLATIDKEGRIMKEDVAAALLSSQKSLASAQIGKRIPLTNMRKVIGERMLLSATTIPSVTYNMDVDFSQLITMRQTMNKGIEKRGIKISFNDIFMKICAQALLEFPMTNASLEEQEVVLHENVNIGLAVAVEGGLVVPNIKAVQDKSLLQIALESADIVERARSNRLELEEMQGGTFTITNLGMFGVHNFTPIINPPEACILGINAIVEKTVVVGGEIKILPISTLSVSADHRLVDGADAAKFIARIKELAENPYLLLL; encoded by the coding sequence ATGATGGCTACTCTGGTTACTATGCCTAAATTAGGGCTGACTATGAATAGCGGAAGCATTGCGGAGTGGAAGAAAAAAGAAGGGGAATCGATAAAGAAGGGGGAGCCTTTCTTTGTTGTTGCTACCGATAAACTGACTTTTGACGTGGAATCACCAGAAGAAGGAGTTCTACTAAAAATACTCGTGCACGTACATGAAGACGTTCCAGTGGGGACACCTCTGGCTGTTGTGGGACAAGTAGGGGAAGATTACACGTCCCTTTTAGAAGAAAAAGATATAGTAAAGAGTGGCTCTCGCGATAGTATGGATATATCTTCCTCTGTGTCTACTCGATTAGTAAAAGCTTCTCCCCTCGCAAAAAAAACAGCTCGTGATCTTGGAATTGATATATCAGAGATAAAAGGAACAGGACCGGAGGGGCGTGTTGTAAAAAAAGATGTGGTGGCGTTTTCCCAGGCAGTTCCTCTGGTTCGTGGAGCTAAAGCCTCCCCTGTAGCTTGTAAGATGGCTTCAGATTTAGGAGTGGATTTGGCTACCATAGACAAAGAGGGTCGTATCATGAAGGAGGATGTAGCGGCTGCTCTGCTTTCCTCTCAAAAATCTCTTGCTTCGGCTCAGATAGGAAAACGGATTCCTCTAACAAATATGCGGAAAGTTATAGGGGAGAGGATGCTTCTTTCCGCTACGACTATTCCTAGTGTGACCTATAACATGGATGTGGATTTCTCCCAACTCATAACTATGAGGCAGACAATGAATAAGGGAATAGAAAAGAGGGGAATAAAGATATCTTTTAATGATATCTTTATGAAAATTTGTGCTCAGGCTCTTTTAGAGTTCCCCATGACAAATGCTAGTTTAGAGGAGCAAGAAGTTGTTCTGCATGAAAATGTGAACATAGGTTTGGCTGTTGCCGTGGAGGGTGGACTGGTTGTTCCCAACATAAAGGCAGTTCAAGATAAGAGTCTTCTGCAAATAGCTCTGGAATCTGCCGATATTGTGGAGCGAGCGCGATCAAATAGACTTGAGTTAGAGGAGATGCAAGGAGGAACTTTTACAATTACCAATCTAGGGATGTTTGGTGTACATAACTTTACTCCCATTATTAATCCACCAGAAGCTTGTATTCTCGGCATAAATGCTATTGTAGAAAAAACAGTGGTCGTTGGTGGAGAAATTAAGATTCTTCCTATCTCTACCTTATCTGTATCTGCCGATCACCGTTTAGTGGATGGGGCTGATGCCGCGAAGTTTATAGCTCGAATAAAAGAATTAGCGGAGAACCCCTACTTGCTTCTTTTGTAG
- the lpdA gene encoding dihydrolipoyl dehydrogenase produces MAYTVTMPKLGLTMNEGTILEWKKKEGDWVKKGEVLFVVGTDKLTFEVEAPESGFLASVVVSCGGAVPVSAPVAFLADKGEDISSLHQEKKTREEESFTLTIPPSSSEKEVVVIGGGPGGYVAAIRAAQLGAHVTLIEKRYLGGACLNVGCIPTKVLLHTIELYTALHDGDILGLEVEKISVNWQKLMERKNHVVEQLVGGVSVLLKSNGVFVLEGKAEFISPKAVEVTSPQGEKSIVEGDIFIIATGSEPTIPPVPGFDLPGVITSNEALRLESVPSSMIVVGGGVIGLEFASIYSSLGCKVTVVEMLPDILPNIDEEIAAIIKGVLARDGVVFYTSSKVTGVHRGTNGLTVFVENEEGILTIEAEKVLIAVGRHPFTQNLGLEKAGVSSVRGRIGVNVFLETNVPNIYAIGDCASPIMLAHVASHEGMVAAENAMGHRVKIDYKTVPNTIYTFPEIAAVGMTERQAREQGFQVKVGRFPLINNGKCVIMNQLDGLVKYVVDEKYGEILGVHIIGPRATDLIVEGALALRLEATVEEIISTVHAHPTVGEALGEGALAALGRSIHLPAKNKK; encoded by the coding sequence ATGGCATACACAGTGACCATGCCTAAACTCGGCTTAACAATGAATGAAGGTACTATTTTAGAGTGGAAGAAAAAAGAAGGGGATTGGGTCAAGAAAGGGGAAGTCCTTTTCGTTGTGGGCACAGACAAATTGACTTTCGAGGTGGAAGCTCCTGAAAGCGGTTTCCTCGCATCTGTTGTAGTTTCATGTGGGGGAGCGGTACCTGTTTCGGCTCCCGTAGCTTTTCTTGCAGACAAAGGAGAAGATATTTCCTCTCTTCACCAAGAGAAAAAAACGCGGGAAGAAGAGTCTTTCACTCTAACAATCCCTCCTTCATCTTCCGAAAAGGAAGTCGTGGTTATTGGAGGGGGGCCTGGCGGATATGTAGCGGCTATTCGAGCTGCTCAGCTCGGAGCCCATGTAACCCTCATAGAGAAAAGATATCTTGGCGGAGCATGTCTGAATGTTGGGTGTATTCCTACAAAAGTGCTACTTCATACAATAGAACTTTATACAGCTTTGCATGACGGAGATATATTGGGGTTGGAAGTAGAGAAGATTTCTGTAAATTGGCAGAAACTTATGGAAAGAAAAAATCATGTAGTGGAACAACTGGTAGGTGGAGTTAGTGTCCTGCTGAAATCTAATGGGGTTTTTGTTTTAGAAGGGAAAGCGGAATTTATCTCCCCTAAAGCAGTAGAAGTAACATCTCCTCAAGGGGAAAAATCGATAGTTGAAGGAGATATTTTTATCATAGCAACAGGTTCGGAACCCACCATTCCACCTGTTCCCGGATTTGACCTCCCGGGAGTAATTACAAGTAACGAGGCCTTACGTTTGGAAAGTGTTCCATCTTCTATGATTGTAGTTGGCGGCGGGGTGATCGGACTGGAATTTGCTTCTATATATTCCTCTCTAGGTTGCAAGGTAACGGTGGTAGAAATGTTGCCAGATATTTTGCCTAACATAGACGAAGAAATAGCCGCAATTATTAAGGGGGTGCTTGCCAGGGATGGCGTTGTCTTTTATACATCGTCGAAAGTAACAGGCGTTCACAGAGGAACAAATGGGCTTACTGTTTTTGTAGAAAACGAAGAGGGAATATTGACGATCGAGGCTGAAAAGGTTTTGATAGCAGTAGGGAGACATCCCTTTACCCAAAACCTTGGATTAGAAAAAGCAGGGGTCTCCTCTGTACGAGGCCGAATAGGTGTAAATGTTTTTCTAGAGACCAATGTCCCCAATATTTATGCGATTGGAGACTGTGCTTCTCCTATTATGTTAGCCCATGTAGCCTCTCATGAGGGAATGGTAGCTGCTGAAAACGCTATGGGGCATAGAGTTAAAATAGATTATAAAACAGTTCCAAACACTATTTACACGTTTCCGGAAATAGCTGCAGTAGGCATGACTGAGCGTCAAGCTCGAGAGCAAGGTTTTCAGGTAAAGGTGGGGCGTTTCCCTCTCATTAATAATGGGAAATGTGTCATAATGAATCAACTTGATGGTCTGGTGAAATATGTGGTAGATGAAAAATACGGAGAAATTTTGGGAGTTCACATTATTGGGCCGCGAGCAACAGACCTTATCGTGGAAGGAGCCTTAGCGCTTCGTCTTGAGGCTACTGTGGAGGAAATTATTTCTACTGTCCACGCCCATCCTACCGTCGGAGAAGCTTTGGGAGAAGGTGCGCTTGCAGCTTTAGGGCGATCGATACATTTGCCTGCTAAAAATAAAAAGTAG
- a CDS encoding ABC transporter permease, producing the protein MLRYVIRRMLLLIPVVLSVMIILFTILYFTPGDPARIALGQEATPETIEAFRAEHGLDDPFFVQLGRYLYKAVFHGDLGYSYAMKSPVSMELASRVPVTMKLAFWAVTFSTLVGIPLGVICAIRQYSLLDSITTLVTLLGVSMPTFWTGLLFILAFSVHLGWLPSMGFDSASQMVLPIITLSGSAVALFARITRSSMLEVIRSDYIRTARAKGQKESIVIMRHALPNAMIPILTIISMQFGMLLGGSIVTEAIFSISGVGRLMLEAINMRDYPIIQGGVLFISIAFCFVNLAADILYAFVDPRIHVK; encoded by the coding sequence GTGCTTAGGTACGTGATTCGGAGGATGTTGTTACTTATACCTGTAGTTCTGAGCGTTATGATCATTCTCTTCACAATTCTCTATTTTACTCCTGGAGATCCGGCACGAATTGCTCTTGGTCAGGAAGCAACTCCTGAGACTATAGAAGCGTTTCGCGCTGAGCATGGTTTGGATGACCCTTTCTTCGTGCAATTGGGGCGCTATCTTTATAAGGCAGTTTTTCACGGAGATCTTGGTTATTCCTATGCAATGAAGAGCCCTGTCTCCATGGAATTGGCCTCGCGTGTACCAGTTACTATGAAGCTCGCTTTTTGGGCTGTCACTTTTAGTACACTAGTGGGAATTCCATTGGGGGTTATTTGTGCAATTCGTCAGTATTCTTTGTTAGACAGTATCACGACTCTTGTAACTCTACTCGGTGTTTCCATGCCTACCTTTTGGACGGGCCTTCTTTTTATCCTCGCCTTTTCCGTGCATTTGGGATGGCTGCCTTCCATGGGATTTGATTCAGCAAGCCAAATGGTTTTGCCTATCATTACTTTGTCCGGATCGGCAGTGGCTCTCTTTGCCAGAATAACCAGATCGAGCATGTTAGAGGTTATTCGCTCCGATTATATTCGTACTGCTCGAGCTAAAGGACAAAAAGAAAGCATAGTCATTATGCGTCACGCCTTGCCCAATGCTATGATCCCAATTCTTACCATTATCAGTATGCAGTTTGGAATGCTTCTGGGAGGCTCTATTGTTACAGAGGCTATTTTTTCCATCTCTGGAGTGGGAAGATTGATGCTGGAGGCTATTAACATGCGTGATTACCCTATTATTCAGGGCGGAGTGCTGTTTATCTCTATAGCTTTCTGTTTTGTTAATTTGGCAGCGGATATCCTTTATGCTTTTGTCGACCCACGGATTCATGTGAAATAG